A section of the Candidatus Neomarinimicrobiota bacterium genome encodes:
- a CDS encoding transposase: CLKKDKREQLFKYMWGIFKNNNCHLYRINGVEDHIHIITHIHSTVALSSFEKDIKTASSVWIKQEEIFPAFESWQIGYAAFTYSIDSKDDLIEYAKNQEKHHQKQSFINELKELLMKHEKARIFHEGIQKLHFFMKYAG, encoded by the coding sequence ATGTCTGAAAAAGGATAAGCGGGAACAATTATTCAAATATATGTGGGGGATATTTAAGAATAATAATTGCCATTTATATAGAATTAATGGTGTTGAAGACCATATACATATTATTACACATATCCATTCAACCGTTGCCTTATCCAGTTTTGAAAAGGATATAAAAACAGCTTCTTCTGTGTGGATTAAGCAGGAAGAGATATTCCCGGCATTTGAATCCTGGCAAATAGGATATGCTGCTTTCACCTACTCCATAGATTCAAAGGATGATTTAATTGAATACGCTAAAAATCAGGAGAAGCACCATCAGAAACAATCATTTATTAATGAACTTAAAGAACTTCTGATGAAACATGAAAAAGCACGCATATTTCATGAGGGCATACAAAAGTTGCATTTCTTTATGAAATATGCTGGATAG
- a CDS encoding zf-TFIIB domain-containing protein, protein MLCPKCKRYMKNIEFKGVEVDRCTNCYGIWFDKFELEDLKKLSGSEVIDIGDTDIGQEQNEIKSAFCPKCRTLMMPETDEQQSHIHYERCPECRGVYFDAGEFRDYKKLTIGEFFKSIFKRDD, encoded by the coding sequence ATGCTTTGCCCCAAATGTAAACGTTATATGAAAAACATTGAGTTCAAAGGGGTTGAAGTAGATCGCTGTACAAACTGTTATGGCATCTGGTTTGATAAATTTGAACTTGAGGATCTAAAGAAACTCTCTGGTTCCGAGGTCATCGATATTGGTGATACAGATATTGGTCAGGAACAGAATGAGATCAAAAGTGCATTTTGTCCCAAATGCCGAACATTGATGATGCCGGAAACTGATGAACAACAGTCCCATATTCACTATGAACGCTGCCCAGAATGCAGAGGGGTTTATTTTGATGCCGGGGAGTTTCGCGATTATAAGAAATTGACCATTGGTGAATTTTTTAAATCGATTTTCAAACGGGATGATTAA